agtcattgaaggtaggcatgcaggtgcagcaggcagtaaagaaagcgaatgatatgttagctttcattgcaaaaggatttgagtataggagcagggaggttctactgcagttgtacagggtcttggtgagaccacacctggagtattgcgtacagttttgttctccaaatctgaggaaggacattattgccatagagggagtgcagagaaggttcaccagattgattcctgggatgtcaggactgtcttatgaagaaagactggatagacttggtttatactctctagaatttaggagattgagaggggatcttatagaaacttacaaaattcttaaggggttggacaggctagatgcaggaagattgttcccgatgttagggaagtccaggacaaggggtcacagattaaggataagggggaaatattttaggaccgagatgagaaaaacatttttcacacagagagtggtgagtctctggaattctctgccacagaaggtagttgaggccagctcattggctatagttaagagggagttagatgtggcccttgtggctaaaggtatcagggggtatggagagaaggcaggtacaggataccgagttggatgatcagccatgatcatactgaatggcggtgcaggctcgaagggccaaatggcctactcctacacctattttctatgtttttatgtggaaAGTATGTTTCTGGTAATAGGagtatctagaaccagagggcacagccttagaataaaaggacgtaccatcaaaatggagatgaggaagaatttctttaaccagaaggTGGTgtatctgcggaattcattgccacaaatggctgtggaggccaagacattgggtattgttaaggcagagattgataggttcttgggtAGGAAAGGTTGTCAAAAGGCAAGtgaaaaagcaggagaatgggattgagaaggaaaaatagatcagccatgattgaatggcggagctgacttGATGGGAAGGCTACAGGTCAAGTACTGGAACGTGGGCTTAACATATAAGAGCGAGAGAAAGAATGCTGGATCTTTTAAAACTGAAGTGCAGGTTAGATCTGTTGCTGAAATCTGAAACCAAAAGGACAATGCTGGTGATGTCCAGTGGATCAATATTTCAAAGGGAAAAGTTAGGTTAACATTACAAATCGATAACTTTGCAACCAGCTTTGATACAAACAAGTGAATTACCTGAATATGTTGACTTCAATGAAGAATCCCCAAACCTGCCGTGCTAAAATGAaggatgaagtgctgttcctgcaGCTTACATTTGGAACCGTATAGGACCCAGAAAGGTTATAGTGGGAGTaggatggttttttttttttaatttctctgttCTGATAAATGATTTTGAtcagaaacattaattctgtcttTTCTTagatgctgaatgtttccagcattttctgtttttacagaACTTTGGTGGTTTAGGAACAGAATTTGTGATGGAGATTGAAGATGGTAGCTTTAGTCTTCGAGTACTTAGTTGGAGAAAGTTTCTACCATTCAGTATTAAATGCCAAACAGACATTTGGCATTTATTTAGAAACAGTAGAGAGGTCATGGTGGTGGGCCAAATCTGGGTGTTACCAATGCACACCTGGAAACCAAAGGGGCTTTTTGGGATGATTTGGGAACAGGCCCTGGGGGATCTCTGGGGAGTGCAGGAAGAAGTCTTATTGACTCTGGCTACAATTGGATAGGTAATGAAATAGAAGAGTGAAATATAACAGTCTTTGCTTTCTCCTTTTCTGCTCGTTGCTGATGTGATCAGCAGGACATACATTAAGCAATCGCATGGCAAGTCACAGCAACACGTCTCCAGCCCCTTCATCCTATGGgtgtgacaattaaaattgcaggtaagaaagggtggcacagcagtatagctgctgccttttagcgccagacacccgggttcgatcctgacaaaggtggcattctgtacggagtttgtatgttttccctttgactgtgtgggttttctctgggtgctccagtttccacccgcattctaaagacatgcaggtaggttaattggcttctgtaaattgtctccagtgtagtgtgttggatagaactagtgtatgggtattcgttgtcggcacagacccggtgggccgaagggcctgtttccacactgtatctctaaactaaacttaatttatTTGTACAATCAATTGCTGGAGTACAGATTATCCACAAGAACTGAAATAATGCAACAATTAATACATACAGtaataatttattttgaaatgttcatttAGTTCCTCTGAAACAATTTGTCTCATTCATAAAAGAGTAGCCATCTGACCTCAAATAACAATATACAACAAGTTACAGCATAGCAATGGCTCTATCTACTTTTCTGGTAAACTCTAGGTCAGGAAAAAAATATTCCAGTCCAAAGCTGCAAGGTATCAGACAATCTCTTTTTGCAGCACACACACAGCAGTGTACCTAAATACACTGTAGCTATCTATGCACATCATGTGATCACAAAATTGAGTCATTGCATCAGACAACATACCATCCGATCTGATCATGCACAAGAGCAGGCTGGGGAAGGCTGTTGTACCAGAAATCACAAGGCTGTGAATTTCACAGCTGCATGATTACCTAGAGGATTAGGATACTTCACAATTACTAACAAGGAATATTAATACTCATTTCATTCACCTTTTTGAATGTAAattaaatatctttttttttttttaaatctctgactTTTTTTGCTGTTAAAATGTTGAACATGATTGATATATTTTAATGGACTTATTTCCTAGACTATCTCCCAAGTAATTGTAAGTTACATAAGCCAAGCATTACATAAAGGGATCATGGCAGAAACGCTTAATACATAATACAAGTACAACTGACTGTACAATGTTGTCTTTACTAGCTGTAGGAATCATCTCAAACTTCCCAACCAAATGCACCTGTCAAATTTCCACCAGCGACAGTATAGTTTTCTAACAAATATGGCTTCCTAAACAAAGTCCCTCTGCGAAGAAAAAAAGTAGATATTTACAAGAGCATCTTAGCTGATCAATAATTCTTGTAAAACAAACAGTTAACCTCAAATATCAGATAATTGTGCCAAAGAATCATACATAATAAACCAATTTTATACAACCACAGTTATTTCAAACGGAAGTTACTAAATAGGAGCCAGAATGACGCTTCGGGCTTTGAGCTCCACTAGAGTCAGTAGCTTCAGGTTTGGAACTCTCCTTTCTTTTGGTGTTTACAGGTGTTGGAATTTGTGATGGCCGTGTAGAACTGTTATCTGTGCTACTTTTTCGAGGGCTGGGGATATAGTTGAAAGGAGTTACTCTTGCTGCAACAGTACCACTTGGTGAATTGTGCTTGCTTGAACTATTTGAACTAAAGGGTGTACGCTCAGTGACAATTGTCGTCTCAGTTTCCGGTGAGGTCGCAGAACTGTTCATAGCAGATTTTGTTTCTGCTGCCTTTTTTTCTGGACTTTCCAATGGAGTAAATGAATTTAAACATTTTTCCATTCTTAAACCATGAGGTGGAGTTCTCTGTTCTGAAGCTGGTCTGTTCTGTGCATCACCTGAACCTTCTTCATCATTAGGAAATGTATTTTCAGGAAAATCATCAATAACTGGTGGTGTGTTGCCTGTTGGAGATCTTCCAGGGCGGGGGTTGTTTATTGGACAGTCCTCAATTCTCACCCACACATCCTCAGTTTTTGATACAGGAGGAGCCATCTGGTAAACCAAATTTTTGCTTTCAACACTATGTGCAGCTGAAGGAATCTGAACCTGACTATTTATTTGTGGAACTTCATTATCTTTAATTTTCCTCCAAGTTCCCTTCAAAGGAACTGGATTTTCCTTGCCTTGTTTGCTACCATGTACAAAACTCCCATGATATGGTTTTTCATCTTCACTTTTGGCCTTTTCACTTGATTCTGAAGAAGCTGACAGAATTGATGAAGAACTCCCTGTTCTACGCCATGTGCTAACTCGAGGAAGAGATGAGGAATGTTTGCTATGTTCACGCTTCCAAGTACCTGATCTATTCACTGGTAGCCTTGATGGACTTTCAGAATGAGATCGAGCTATGTCATGTTTCCGCATAGGTCGCCCTTCCAGTTGTTCTGCAATGAGATTCTGGTTTGGAGGCACTTTTCTCCAGCTACTCGCTTGGTTTGGTAAGTGACTAGGCATCACATCCAAATGCTGAGATGGACTTAAAACTGGAGTCTGAGTTTGTGATCTACTTGGTGATGTAGGTCGAGAAGGTGGAGACAAAGATTCAAAAGAATTAGATTCTTCTAATTTTCTTCTCAGTGTTGGACTTGGGGCTTCCTTTATAAATGTTGATTGGCGCATTAATGTAGGCCTTTCAGATCGGTCTGATTCACTGCCACTTGATTTTGTTGAAGACATTCTTGACAATTCTACTCTTTTACCTGGTGCAGTACAACTGGCACTCTGGCTTAAGCCTTTTGAACTGGATTCACTTCTTGTTAAAGAAGATGTGCCCTTTCCTAGGCCCGCTTGCTTCGATGCGGCCTGCTGGTTTAACGGTCTACCTGGAGATGTGTAAGACATCTTTCCTGATCCAGAAGGTTTAGCTGAAGCagtacatggagaggatgttcttGGAAGTTGTGATATCTTGCTAGAAGGGCTGATCCCATTCCTTCCTGGAGATATGGAATTTCGACCAGGAGACGGCATGGGTCTTGATAAGGATTGCTGGGAAGGTCTGGAAGGAGTAGAATCTCTGGATCCTGATCGAGAAGATCCTTTGCTGCTTGATGCTCCCTGAGCACTCATTTGCTTGCCTATTGGACTTGACTCTAATTTTATTGGAGTTTTAATGCCTCTTGAATGATTTGAATTCTGCCCAGTGTTTGGACTTTTGGAGGTTATGGTTTTAGGTGGCATTTTCGGAATAGGACTAGTGCTAGGTGAACTGTTCCTTACACCAGGTATGTGAATCATGGTCCTGCCACGCGAGATCATAGGCATGTTTGCCTGTTGGGAATGTTTTGGATGATGGGTAGGAGTCTCCACATTTGAACGGGCCTTCCCAGTAATTAAACTTTTATAGACTCTTTTCCCTCCTCGAATTGCCTTAACATTTTCCTCTTCGTTCTTTTTGTTGTCACTAGTAATTTTCTCACCAGGTTTCACTATTTTAGGGCCCTTATTAGATGTAAATGGCTTTTCTTCCTGGTCAGGTGTAAGGTGGAAAGGTGATCCCAAGGAAATACCAGATTTAAGTGAGAGGATAGAGTCAGAATCAGAAGAACCCTGTCTTGACAGGCAGGCAGCTGCCTGGTGCAAGCTACTGACTATAGAATTAGCGCCCTCTTGAATGGCTTTCCAGTCAAAGCTTTCAGAATCTGGGGAGAAAGCTTGCTCTGAAATAGGGCTTTGCACTTGGTCCCTTAAATTCATAGGCTCATTCATCTCTTCTACTGATGCTGCAGAAGTATCACTTCCTGTATTTTCCCAGTTACTCTTGCCATCTGCAAGCATATTTTTCTTTTTTGGCATAGCTGAACTGATGCACTCTTGTAGAAGGTCATCTTCAGAATCTATGCTAAGGGAGCTAAGGGAGCTATTTCTAGAGAAGCACACTGGTGTGTCTTCAACATGAAATGACTTAGGAGCATAGCCAGATGCTGGAGGTCTGTTCACTGCAACTTGGCTATTGGTGTGTTCTCCCTGTTCACTATGCTGTGCTGCTTTTTTATTATTATTCCCCTGGTCAATATCACTAAGAGAACTTAATGATGAATTACGAGAAAAGCAGACAGGAGTATCTTCAATAGCAAAATTTTGCATTTTCTCGTCAGTAACTGTTTCTCGGCCATTATTATCTTTCTGTATTTGGGAAAAAGCAGCGTGCCTCTGTGGAGCAGATTTTGACTGCCCTCTCCCCGACACAGATTTTTGACCTGGTTGAACTCTATCAGACGATTGCTGACTAATGGGAATTTGTTTGTTGTTACAATTTTTTGCATCATTGGAGACGCTTTCCTTTCTGcccttgtctttttttaattcagCTTTCTCTTTTGTGAGatcagtatcatcatcatcaaagtCAAGTGAACTGAGAGAATCATTTCGGGAAAAACAATATGGAGTTCCTTCAATTGGAGTATAATGATGTGGAGAGTCAAATACAAAACCTCCACGAACACGGTTATCGTTACCAGGTGGCTTATCTTGAAAATCCCCAGCAATATTTTTTGCGGCTTGCTTTTGGCTACCTTTCTCCATGTCCTTCCTGTGTTCTGTGCAATTACCTTCAGCATTGAAGCTACTTTGAGGATCAGATAGGGATGAACGGTGCAATGAACGATTCTTGTACTCATTGTTCTGAGACAACGGCTTCATTGGAGATGTTGGGTTTCTTTCTACTTCTTGTTGATTTGCATTATTTGAAGAAGTTGACACATGTTGAACTTGATTCATCAATTTTTTAACTCTGTATGGTTTATGGCTCTTTCCTTTTGGCAtagcagagtttatacattcagcTAAAATATCACCTTCCTCCATTTTGTCATCTTGCCCAGGCTGAGCACCAGTGAGGCCTTTTGATGTTTCGGCATCATTCATATTTCTGCCTTCAGTCGGTATGGTATCTCTCTTTTCCATCACAGTAGATTCAGATGCTGGCTGATTAGCTTCTGAATTTACCAGTTCATTTGGCGGTGACTCAATGGTGAGGTCACTTAGAGATGTCGCTGTTGAGAAGTTTATCGGAGTCCCCTCAACACAGTAGACTCGTGGCATATCTTCTCTAAATATGTCATGGTTAAAACTTACATGTTTTTGAGAATTAACTCTATTTTGATTAGAAAGCAATTTGTACACAGGCAGTTGACTTGGTTTCCTTGCGACAGGAGGTGGCATCCTTGATGTAGTACCAGCAGCAGTTTTTTTAGCTTTACTTGAAGATTTAGTTGGCATGGCTGAATTTATACATTCTTCTAAGATAtcaatatcatcatcatcatcgtcgtCATCAAGTATATCTTTCTCAGCTTCTGCAACTTTCTCTgctttacatttatttttctcaGTTCCATCATCTTCCTTCACAGACTCATCATTCTTGTGATCATCTTCATAAACAGGAGGCATTACTGTGAGCTCAAGATCCTTCTGAATAAATGGCTCATCAAGGCTCAGAGCGCTTAAACTTGATGCACATGAGAATCCATCAGGAGTATTTTCCGTGGCAAAATGCATCAGGCAATCGCCATCCTGAGGAATCTGGACTCTTTGGACCGCTTCATTCACAGCCGCTTGGCGTTGGCCAATTTCTCTACTTTTAACATTAGTTTGATCCTTGATTTTGTGTGTTTCCCTTTTTAGTTGAGCTGGCTGGGGTGGGGGAGTCTTACTCCTACTAGGTGGCATCGTCTGCCCTGGACTGTCTGGAAGATCACTCGGGCTTATAACTCCACTGACCATTTCACTGCAAGGTTCACTTTGAATGGAACTGGCAATTGACTGACTTTCAAAGCTTCCCAATGAACTGACTGAACTGCATCTACTAAATACCAAAGGAGTTTCCTGCACATAATGTTCTGGTGGACTTTTTGGAGTCTGAGCTCCACTTTTGGATGGTGATTTTGCACCTGAAGAGAACTCAACAGCTTTTTGACGACCAGCATCCGGCTGAGCTACGTTAGTGGCCTGCAGTCTATTCTGCTTCATTCGGGTATGATGTGAagtagatgatgcctcacctatTGTGGTGTCGACAGATAATTGGCCATGATTTTCCTTGAGGTCAATGATCTGCAAAGTGGTGCCATCATCTGCTACATGCTTAGCCTGGCCACGACCTTCCATTTCATCCTCTGATGACAAAGATGAAAGTGAACTACACCTTGAAAAACAAATAGGAGTATCCTCCACACAATAAGTCTGCATGGTTTCTTGGTTAATTGAAGGGGTCTTACATGTGGCTGATTTCTGAATGGCAGGAGCAGTAGTTGTCCTTGTTTGTGCCGGGCTGGGGTGAAGTCGTCTTTGTTGACCTGCAGTGTTGATTTTGGAGCTTGGTGTGCTTCCACAATTTGATGCACGATCTTTTGTTGTGTTTTGAACTGAAGGACTTTTTGAATAAATAAAAGACTGACTCTGCGACGAGGCAGGTACTTCTGTAGCATACTTCAAACTATAATCTATTGGCTGTTCAACATGGTGTTCTTCCTCTGTAAACTTCATACTGTAATTTGTGGGCCTGTCCTCTTCTTCCTCAGGCTGTTCTTCTTCAGAGTAACGCTCACTGTAGTTAGTCGGTTTCTCATCTTCATAATCATCCACTGGGCAAAGAGATGGATTGATTTTCTGGTTCATTCTGTGTTCAGAATCGACTCTAATTTGGTCAGAATTGTTATGTGCCCTGCTAGTATAAGAGCAATCTGATTGACCGAATCGAGGTTGGAATTTCATGTGCGTTTCCTCTCCGCTGCAAGTATTTTCACAAAATATAGAATATCCAGAGGGTTGAGTTCTAGATTGCTTATGTTCATTTCTTTTCATCTCTTCTTCCACAATATGTTTCTGCCGTGCCCACTGTTCATTTTGAGATGGGCTTTGCCGGCCAGAATTTAACTGTTCATCCGAATATTTGAGGCTGTAGTTAATTGGTGTGTCCAATTCTGCATCATTGTCTTCTAAATGATTAGCATTGTGAATTTTATTGGCAAGATCAGCGGGATATTTTTCATAGTTGCAGAATTTGCTTTCATCGTCCTCAGAGTAGGATTCTATCGATGGTTTCATCTGCCCTCTTTTACCATAGCCATCACTACTGCTAACACTATTCAGACTATCATTTGAAGACCTCCTGTACTCTGTTTTCCCATAAGGCATGGAGGCGGTTCTATTGGAGGTTTCAGATTTACTATAGTTACAAATGTTGGAATGAGGATGAGATGATGATCCTCGCCTCATACCAGCCCTGTCATCTGGCACACAGTGCAAATCCGATGGTGAATTCCTGTCGTCCGATGACAAATGTATACTTGATACCTCTTCCATGACTTTGGCTATTTGAGCTGTGCTGGCAGGCACCTGCCTCCCCATTCTTTTTGAAGGATCTGGCACATTTTCAGAAGGAGGAAAGGAAGCAGTATCTGGTCCTCTTCGATCTCTCTCCATATTTCTCTCCTTTTCCGGTCTGGAACTATCAATTGTGCCCCTGCCATCTCTTGATGAATTATGTAGCTTGGAAGAAGTCACGTAGGGTGACAGCACAGTCATGTTTCCAGTGTTGAAACTCTCTGATCTGCATACTCCATCATCATTGTGCCTTCCGGAATCTAGAACATACTCACTGTATCTGCCCTGTTTGTGTCTTTGTCTGTTCCGATGAGATGTTTTGGGACTCAAGGTATCAATATTATCAAAAGTTTCTGATAATTGTTGAGCATCTAATTctgcttccaaagccttttgtTTACGAACATGCAGAGATGGCAGGCTTGATCCAGGAGACATAATGTTGGCATCTTTATATTTGGCAGGTCTATTGGCCATCAGGTTCCTCAAAGCTGCAGCACTTCCCATTGCAATCATTTTGTGCTTAGAATGAATCagatttttcagcatgctaacTGCTCCCATGTCCCACAAAGACTCCTGGTCCTTGGCATTTCGAGCAGACAGATTCCAAAGGGTTCCACATGCATTGCTAACTATTGTCAGGCTGTGGGATTTTAAGTGCTGCAGTAATGTCTGTAAGCAATTGTTTTCTCTGAGGATTTGCCTGTGTAGAAAATAACAGTATTTAGGAAACATCTCCAAACCAAAAACAAACACAGCCCTACACTAATTGTAATAAATAGAATAGATAATGGATTTAACCATCACATGTTATTAAATTATAGCAAACAGAGAGCTAGCAGGGGTACCATTGTTGTGGGGGTTGTGATTTGGGGtgagaatgaatggatgacgaGGGTGAGTGGGAAGGAAAGGGACGGCAAAgttgggaggaagggagggagggagaaggtcaGTGAGGGCAGGAGAGCggtgggaggttctactgcagttgtacgggatcttggtgagaccacacctggagtattgcgtacagttttggtctcctaatctgaggaaagacattcttgccatagagggagtacagagaaggctcaccagactgattcctgggatgtcaggactttcatatgaagaaagactggatagactcggcttgtactcgctagaatttagaagattgaggggggatcttatagaaagttacaaaattcttaaggggttggacaggctagatgcaggaagattgttcccgatgttggggaagtcctgaacaaggggtcacagtttaaggataagggggaagtcttttaggaccgagatgagaaaaacatttttcatacggagagtgatgaatctgtggaattctctgccacagaaggtagttgaagccagttcattggctacatttaagagggagttagatgtggcccttgtggctaaggggatcagggggtatggagagaaggcaggtatgggatactgagttggatgatcagc
This portion of the Leucoraja erinacea ecotype New England chromosome 3, Leri_hhj_1, whole genome shotgun sequence genome encodes:
- the apc gene encoding adenomatous polyposis coli protein isoform X2; the encoded protein is MGLPHGQRMFSNRGAFEGCNSRKVTISFRMAASSASYDQLLKQVEALKMENSNLRQELEDNSNHLTQLETEASSMKEVLKQLQGSIEDEALALASAGQIDLLERLKELNLECANSPAIKLRPKMSLHSYGSREGSMSGRSGECSPVPVGSIPRRGLISGSKESTGYLEELEKERSLLLAEIEKEEKEKDWYYAQLQNLTKRIDNLPLTENTDMTRRQLEYEARQIRSAMEEQLGTCQDMEKRAQMRVVRIQQIEKEMLRLRQHLHSQAAEPEKSSQTKHEQAVSKDADGPSDCLETTEASVSTTGNGQGSGSRVEQDTNSVMSCSNSYSVPRRLTNHLGTKVTEDSRLQVEMVYSLLSMLGTHDKDDMSRTLLAMSSSQDSCIAMRQSGCLPLLIQLLHGNDKDSVLLGNSRGSKEARARASAALHNIIHSQPDDKRGRRETRVLHLLEQIRAYCETCWEWQEAHEQGVDQDKNPMPSPVEHQICPAVCVLMKLSFDEEHRHAMNELGGLQAIAELLQVDCEMYGLTDDHYSVTLRRYAGMALTNLTFGDVANKATLCSMKGCMRAMVAQLKSESEDLQQVIASVLRNLSWRADVNSKKILREVGSVSALMECALEVKKESTLKSVLSALWNLSAHCTENKADICTVCGALAFLVSTLTYRSQTNTLAIIESGGGILRNVSSLIATNEDHRQILRENNCLQTLLQHLKSHSLTIVSNACGTLWNLSARNAKDQESLWDMGAVSMLKNLIHSKHKMIAMGSAAALRNLMANRPAKYKDANIMSPGSSLPSLHVRKQKALEAELDAQQLSETFDNIDTLSPKTSHRNRQRHKQGRYSEYVLDSGRHNDDGVCRSESFNTGNMTVLSPYVTSSKLHNSSRDGRGTIDSSRPEKERNMERDRRGPDTASFPPSENVPDPSKRMGRQVPASTAQIAKVMEEVSSIHLSSDDRNSPSDLHCVPDDRAGMRRGSSSHPHSNICNYSKSETSNRTASMPYGKTEYRRSSNDSLNSVSSSDGYGKRGQMKPSIESYSEDDESKFCNYEKYPADLANKIHNANHLEDNDAELDTPINYSLKYSDEQLNSGRQSPSQNEQWARQKHIVEEEMKRNEHKQSRTQPSGYSIFCENTCSGEETHMKFQPRFGQSDCSYTSRAHNNSDQIRVDSEHRMNQKINPSLCPVDDYEDEKPTNYSERYSEEEQPEEEEDRPTNYSMKFTEEEHHVEQPIDYSLKYATEVPASSQSQSFIYSKSPSVQNTTKDRASNCGSTPSSKINTAGQQRRLHPSPAQTRTTTAPAIQKSATCKTPSINQETMQTYCVEDTPICFSRCSSLSSLSSEDEMEGRGQAKHVADDGTTLQIIDLKENHGQLSVDTTIGEASSTSHHTRMKQNRLQATNVAQPDAGRQKAVEFSSGAKSPSKSGAQTPKSPPEHYVQETPLVFSRCSSVSSLGSFESQSIASSIQSEPCSEMVSGVISPSDLPDSPGQTMPPSRSKTPPPQPAQLKRETHKIKDQTNVKSREIGQRQAAVNEAVQRVQIPQDGDCLMHFATENTPDGFSCASSLSALSLDEPFIQKDLELTVMPPVYEDDHKNDESVKEDDGTEKNKCKAEKVAEAEKDILDDDDDDDDIDILEECINSAMPTKSSSKAKKTAAGTTSRMPPPVARKPSQLPVYKLLSNQNRVNSQKHVSFNHDIFREDMPRVYCVEGTPINFSTATSLSDLTIESPPNELVNSEANQPASESTVMEKRDTIPTEGRNMNDAETSKGLTGAQPGQDDKMEEGDILAECINSAMPKGKSHKPYRVKKLMNQVQHVSTSSNNANQQEVERNPTSPMKPLSQNNEYKNRSLHRSSLSDPQSSFNAEGNCTEHRKDMEKGSQKQAAKNIAGDFQDKPPGNDNRVRGGFVFDSPHHYTPIEGTPYCFSRNDSLSSLDFDDDDTDLTKEKAELKKDKGRKESVSNDAKNCNNKQIPISQQSSDRVQPGQKSVSGRGQSKSAPQRHAAFSQIQKDNNGRETVTDEKMQNFAIEDTPVCFSRNSSLSSLSDIDQGNNNKKAAQHSEQGEHTNSQVAVNRPPASGYAPKSFHVEDTPVCFSRNSSLSSLSIDSEDDLLQECISSAMPKKKNMLADGKSNWENTGSDTSAASVEEMNEPMNLRDQVQSPISEQAFSPDSESFDWKAIQEGANSIVSSLHQAAACLSRQGSSDSDSILSLKSGISLGSPFHLTPDQEEKPFTSNKGPKIVKPGEKITSDNKKNEEENVKAIRGGKRVYKSLITGKARSNVETPTHHPKHSQQANMPMISRGRTMIHIPGVRNSSPSTSPIPKMPPKTITSKSPNTGQNSNHSRGIKTPIKLESSPIGKQMSAQGASSSKGSSRSGSRDSTPSRPSQQSLSRPMPSPGRNSISPGRNGISPSSKISQLPRTSSPCTASAKPSGSGKMSYTSPGRPLNQQAASKQAGLGKGTSSLTRSESSSKGLSQSASCTAPGKRVELSRMSSTKSSGSESDRSERPTLMRQSTFIKEAPSPTLRRKLEESNSFESLSPPSRPTSPSRSQTQTPVLSPSQHLDVMPSHLPNQASSWRKVPPNQNLIAEQLEGRPMRKHDIARSHSESPSRLPVNRSGTWKREHSKHSSSLPRVSTWRRTGSSSSILSASSESSEKAKSEDEKPYHGSFVHGSKQGKENPVPLKGTWRKIKDNEVPQINSQVQIPSAAHSVESKNLVYQMAPPVSKTEDVWVRIEDCPINNPRPGRSPTGNTPPVIDDFPENTFPNDEEGSGDAQNRPASEQRTPPHGLRMEKCLNSFTPLESPEKKAAETKSAMNSSATSPETETTIVTERTPFSSNSSSKHNSPSGTVAARVTPFNYIPSPRKSSTDNSSTRPSQIPTPVNTKRKESSKPEATDSSGAQSPKRHSGSYLVTSV